A genomic region of Thunnus albacares chromosome 4, fThuAlb1.1, whole genome shotgun sequence contains the following coding sequences:
- the si:ch73-267c23.10 gene encoding serine incorporator 3: MGAVLGAFSFASWVPCLCSGATCLMCSCCPNSRNSTVTRIIYASILLLGTIVACIMLSPGVDQQLKRIPGFCEDGADSSIPDFQADVNCEMFVGYKAVYRVCFGMSMWFLGFSILTINIKNSRDHRAAIHNGFWFFKFAALVAITVGAFYIPDGPFTYTWFIVGCGGAFFFILIQLVLLVDFAHSWNESWVDRMETGNSRGWYAALLGVTILSYMLSFTAVVLFFVFYTKPDGCFINKFFISFNMLFCIVASVVSVLPKVQESQPRSGLLQSSIITLYTMFLTWSAMSNEPDRECNPSLLSIFQQIAAPTPAPLEMENQTAVVIITTKEPVLTSPYLQWWDAQSIVGLVIFVLCILYSSISTSSTSQVNKLTMASKDSAILAEDSSSPDLSEEVTGPRRVQDNERDMVQYSYSFFHFMLFLASLYIMMTLTNWYSPDADYTITSKWPAVWVKITSSWVCLAMYIWTLVAPMILTNRDFS, encoded by the exons ATGGGAGCTGTTCTGGGGGCCTTTTCCTTCGCAAGCTGG GTGCCATGCCTGTGCAGCGGTGCTACATGTCTGATGTGCAGCTGCTGTCCGAACAGCAGGAACTCCACGGTGACTAGGATCATCTACGCCTCCATCTTGCTGCTGGGGACCATTGTTGCCTGCATCATGCTGTCGCCGGGTGTGGATCAGCAGCTTAAAAGG ATTCCAGGCTTCTGTGAAGACGGGGCAGACTCTTCTATCCCCGACTTTCAGGCTGATGTCAACTGTGAAATGTTTGTGGGCTACAAGGCAGTGTACCGTGTCTGCTTTGGCATGAGTATGTGGTTCCTGGGCTTTTCCATTCTTACGATTAACATCAAGAACAGCAGAGACCACCGTGCCGCCATCCATAATGG ATTTTGGTTCTTTAAGTTTGCTGCCTTGGTGGCAATTACAGTCGGTGCCTTTTACATTCCAGATGGGCCTTTTACCTACA CGTGGTTTATCGTGGGCTGCGGTGGagctttctttttcattctgatccagctggtgctgctggtggaCTTTGCCCACTCCTGGAACGAGTCCTGGGTGGACAGAATGGAGACCGGCAACTCCAGGGGCTGGTATGCAG CTTTGCTGGGGGTCACAATCCTCAGCTACATGCTGTCATTTACTGCCGTGGTGCTGTTCTTCGTCTTCTACACCAAGCCTGATGGATGCTTCATTAACAAGTTCTTCATCAGCTTCAACATGTTGTTCTGCATCGTGGCCTCTGTTGTCTCTGTGCTGCCTAAAGTACAG gaGTCTCAGCCACGTTCAGGTCTTCTGCAGTCCTCTATCATCACCCTGTACACCATGTTTCTGACCTGGTCTGCCATGAGCAATGAGCCTG ACCGAGAATGTAACCCCAGCCTGCTGAGTATCTTCCAGCAGATCGCAGCCCCCACACCGGCCCCTTTGGAGATGGAGAACCAGACAGCTGTGGTGATCATCACGACAAAGGAACCCGTCCTGACGTCCCCGTACCTGCAGTGGTGGGACGCCCAGAGCATTGTGGGGCTTGTTATATTTGTCCTGTGCATCCTCTACTCCAG CATTAGTACGTCCAGCACCAGCCAGGTGAACAAGCTCACCATGGCCTCCAAAGACTCAGCCATCCTGGCTGAGGACAGCAGCAGCCCTGACCTATCAGAGGAGGTGACTGGGCCCAGGCGGGTGCAGGACAATGAGCGGGACATGGTCCAGTACAGCTACTCCTTCTTCCACTTCATGCTCTTCCTGGCCTCACTCTACATCATGATGACCCTCACCAACTGGTACAG CCCTGATGCAGACTACACCATAACCAGCAAGTGGCCGGCAGTGTGGGTGAAGATCACCTCCAGCTGGGTGTGTTTGGCCATGTACATCTGGACCCTGGTGGCCCCCATGATCCTCACCAACCGAGACTTCAGCTGA